One part of the Bdellovibrio sp. KM01 genome encodes these proteins:
- a CDS encoding TIGR01777 family oxidoreductase, translating into MKILMTGATGLIGKELGKKLASEGHEITVISRSLAKAREVLPFPCEVVVGDLVHGKIEDKRLEHIEAVINLVGEPVVGMRWSEDKKKAIYQSRVLATENLIKSIPQDVRVFVAGSAIGYYGSCADAILKEDHPAGMDFLSEVCKEWERASSHAPGRKVFIRTSIVLSKHGGALDEMLFPFRAGVGGVLGDGKHWMSWIHIDDIVAMFAEALTNNSYVGPINGSTPHPVTNREFSQTLVDALGKSLGPAVPPLALKALFGEAAEVVLSSIRGSAEKAMSLGFTFQYPNLRNALEEICAPYKEGEEIFYAEQFIPQPPDEIFHFFKDPGNLETITPPSLNFHIESVSTPEIEQGTVIDYKLKIHGFPAKWKTEIDEWKPPFRFVDNQKKGPYQLWHHTHEFRPFLGGTLMVDRVRYRLPLGYIGWLTASKFVRKDVEEIFKYRRSYISRMDTPRKP; encoded by the coding sequence GTGAAAATATTGATGACCGGAGCTACAGGCCTGATTGGTAAAGAACTTGGAAAAAAACTTGCAAGCGAAGGACATGAAATCACGGTGATCAGTCGCAGTCTTGCGAAAGCTCGTGAAGTCCTCCCTTTCCCCTGCGAAGTCGTGGTGGGAGATTTAGTTCATGGGAAAATCGAAGATAAACGCCTCGAGCACATCGAAGCAGTGATCAATCTTGTGGGCGAACCCGTGGTCGGCATGCGCTGGTCTGAGGATAAGAAAAAAGCGATCTACCAATCCCGAGTTCTTGCGACCGAAAACCTCATTAAAAGTATCCCGCAAGATGTTCGTGTCTTTGTGGCAGGTTCCGCCATCGGCTATTACGGGAGCTGTGCTGATGCGATTTTAAAAGAAGATCATCCTGCCGGTATGGATTTCCTAAGCGAAGTTTGTAAAGAGTGGGAGCGCGCCTCCAGTCACGCTCCAGGTCGAAAAGTTTTTATTCGCACCAGTATCGTACTGTCAAAGCATGGCGGTGCCTTGGATGAAATGCTCTTCCCTTTTAGGGCGGGTGTTGGCGGTGTTTTAGGTGATGGAAAGCACTGGATGAGCTGGATTCATATCGACGACATTGTTGCGATGTTTGCCGAGGCATTGACGAACAATAGCTACGTCGGTCCTATTAACGGCAGTACTCCGCATCCGGTTACGAACCGGGAGTTTTCTCAAACCTTGGTAGATGCTCTGGGTAAATCGCTAGGCCCAGCCGTACCACCCTTGGCGCTAAAAGCTCTCTTTGGAGAAGCTGCAGAAGTGGTTTTATCTTCTATTCGCGGCAGTGCTGAAAAAGCCATGAGTTTGGGGTTTACATTTCAATATCCCAATCTGCGTAATGCTTTAGAGGAGATCTGTGCTCCCTATAAAGAGGGTGAAGAAATCTTTTACGCAGAACAATTTATTCCGCAACCGCCTGATGAAATCTTTCACTTCTTTAAAGATCCAGGAAACCTGGAAACAATCACACCGCCGAGTTTGAATTTTCATATCGAATCGGTTTCAACCCCGGAAATCGAGCAGGGAACAGTGATTGATTATAAATTAAAGATTCACGGTTTTCCCGCTAAATGGAAAACAGAAATTGACGAATGGAAGCCACCATTTCGCTTCGTGGATAATCAAAAAAAAGGTCCTTATCAGCTATGGCATCACACGCATGAGTTCAGACCGTTTTTAGGCGGCACTCTGATGGTGGACCGAGTCCGCTACCGTTTGCCATTGGGATATATCGGGTGGCTGACTGCAAGTAAGTTTGTCAGAAAAGACGTCGAGGAGATCTTTAAGTACCGCCGCAGTTATATTTCGCGAATGGACACGCCAAGAAAGCCTTAG
- the xdhC gene encoding xanthine dehydrogenase accessory protein XdhC: MTGPNFETFLSAYKKLQEAGKNFVAVTMVKQIGSAPQDVGAKALVSLDGLEFGTVGGGKVEAAAIKEAQRMIREDHKNHFVDWNLQKDIGMTCGGVVSFFFELHKSQNPFHIAVFGAGHISQEFVRMLLFLDCHVTCFDQREEWISRLPQSSKLKTVVTDKLSDEVAKLPDNSYVTLMTMGHSSDLPVLVEVMKNRSRFSYVGNVGSDQKRKRLESDLLSAGISENLLKEFYCPMGETFGGNNPAEISFSIVAQILKTRDAILNSKN, from the coding sequence ATGACCGGGCCTAATTTTGAAACCTTCCTGAGCGCTTATAAAAAACTGCAAGAAGCAGGAAAAAACTTTGTCGCGGTCACCATGGTTAAACAAATTGGGTCTGCTCCTCAGGATGTGGGTGCAAAAGCCCTGGTGAGTCTTGATGGACTGGAGTTTGGTACCGTGGGTGGTGGCAAAGTAGAAGCTGCTGCCATCAAAGAAGCTCAACGTATGATCCGTGAAGACCATAAGAATCACTTTGTGGATTGGAATTTACAAAAAGACATCGGCATGACCTGCGGTGGAGTCGTAAGTTTCTTTTTTGAACTTCATAAATCGCAAAATCCTTTTCATATCGCCGTATTCGGAGCCGGACATATCTCGCAGGAATTTGTTCGAATGCTTTTATTCCTGGACTGCCACGTCACTTGCTTTGATCAACGCGAGGAATGGATTTCCCGCCTGCCCCAATCTTCAAAATTGAAAACTGTGGTGACGGATAAACTGTCAGACGAAGTCGCAAAACTTCCAGACAACTCTTATGTCACACTCATGACCATGGGGCATTCTTCGGATTTACCCGTCTTAGTTGAGGTTATGAAAAATCGCAGTCGCTTTAGTTATGTCGGGAATGTCGGGAGCGATCAGAAGCGAAAACGCCTGGAGAGTGATCTTTTGTCTGCAGGTATTTCTGAAAACCTGCTCAAAGAATTTTACTGTCCTATGGGTGAAACTTTTGGTGGCAATAATCCAGCGGAAATATCCTTTAGTATTGTTGCGCAAATTTTAAAAACCCGAGATGCCATATTAAATTCTAAAAACTAG
- a CDS encoding xanthine dehydrogenase molybdopterin binding subunit has product MSIGKNIPHDSSLGHVSGTSVFIDDRLMQHGEVLVLPVGVPAAAGTLKAIHYEKALKSPGVLAAFTAKDLHHNTWGTIVVEQPILVESKIGYYEEPAMILVGTNYDQLLQARQLITFDIENADAVLTIDAGIEKKDFMYHAGPMKCGDVDTAMTSAPHRLSGIFECGGQEHFYLESQACIAYPLEDGQIEVHSSSQHPTETQHLVAEALGLSLHQVVCVVKRMGGGFGGKESQAAPFAAMAALVAQKMNRPARLILSKDDDMAMTGKRHPFKNFWDVAFDDQGMILGLKCHLYADGGAYADLSSSILDRALFHIDGAYYLPNAFIEGHVVRTNMYSNTAFRGFGGPQGTMTIESIIEEMAAHLKIDALLIRERNCYQEHTRNTTHYGQKLENTPLTELFTRLRKDCDYDKRRLAIDEFNKNSQGKIRGLSVSATKFGIAFTARFLNQGNASVNVHKDGTVQVSTGATEMGQGVNTKIQQIVAHCFGIPAEQVRVMATSTEKNHNTSPTAASSGADINGAAALKAAMGIRKRLAWVFQQVLAKAPMDDIAECPAFDEATLKFDDFEFKDSTVTHLPTKTQHSWVELLLKAYFNRVSLGEYAHFKTEGLGYSKATGKGTPFKYFTNGVAATEVEIDTYTGEYKMLRTDILMDLGRPLNPGIDRGQVTGAFVQGMGWVTSEKLYHNKDGRLLSHSPTTYKIPNVQDTPRVFNVEFIENNGNTANIHGSKAVGEPPFLLGISAWTAIKDALRYKAQGKIPQIISPATPEVVLMELSRYDRA; this is encoded by the coding sequence ATGTCCATAGGAAAAAACATCCCGCATGATTCCTCTTTAGGCCATGTCAGTGGCACCAGTGTTTTTATTGATGATCGACTTATGCAACACGGAGAGGTCTTGGTCCTGCCCGTGGGTGTGCCTGCTGCGGCGGGAACACTTAAAGCCATCCATTATGAAAAAGCTTTGAAATCCCCGGGAGTTCTTGCGGCTTTTACAGCTAAGGATTTGCATCACAATACCTGGGGCACGATCGTCGTCGAGCAACCTATTTTGGTTGAAAGCAAAATTGGTTATTACGAAGAGCCGGCAATGATTTTGGTCGGAACAAATTACGACCAACTTTTACAAGCCCGTCAGTTGATCACTTTTGATATTGAAAACGCCGATGCGGTTTTAACCATTGATGCTGGTATTGAAAAGAAAGATTTCATGTATCACGCGGGACCGATGAAATGCGGCGACGTGGATACAGCGATGACTTCAGCGCCCCACAGATTAAGTGGAATTTTTGAGTGTGGTGGCCAGGAGCATTTCTATTTGGAATCTCAGGCTTGTATCGCTTACCCATTAGAGGATGGCCAGATCGAAGTTCATTCCAGTTCTCAACATCCCACGGAAACTCAACATCTGGTGGCGGAAGCCTTGGGACTTTCACTTCATCAAGTCGTCTGCGTGGTGAAACGCATGGGTGGAGGCTTTGGTGGCAAGGAAAGTCAGGCCGCTCCTTTTGCAGCAATGGCTGCTTTAGTCGCGCAAAAAATGAATCGTCCTGCGCGCTTAATATTGTCAAAAGACGACGACATGGCGATGACTGGCAAACGTCATCCGTTTAAAAACTTTTGGGATGTGGCTTTTGATGACCAAGGAATGATCTTGGGACTTAAATGTCATCTTTATGCGGATGGTGGAGCCTATGCCGATCTGTCTAGTTCTATTTTAGATCGCGCTTTGTTTCACATCGATGGCGCTTACTATTTGCCCAATGCTTTCATTGAAGGTCATGTCGTTCGCACCAACATGTACTCTAATACCGCCTTCCGTGGTTTCGGTGGTCCGCAAGGAACGATGACCATTGAAAGCATTATTGAGGAAATGGCCGCTCACTTAAAGATTGATGCCCTGTTAATTCGCGAGAGAAATTGTTACCAGGAACACACTCGCAATACCACTCACTATGGACAAAAGCTTGAAAACACTCCCCTCACAGAGCTCTTCACTCGTCTGCGTAAAGACTGTGATTACGATAAGAGACGTCTGGCGATTGATGAGTTTAATAAAAACTCTCAAGGGAAAATTCGCGGCCTGTCTGTTTCAGCGACTAAGTTTGGGATTGCCTTTACTGCGCGCTTCTTAAATCAAGGCAACGCTTCGGTGAATGTACACAAAGATGGAACCGTGCAGGTTTCAACGGGTGCGACCGAAATGGGTCAGGGTGTAAACACCAAGATCCAACAAATCGTTGCACACTGCTTTGGAATTCCCGCAGAGCAAGTGCGCGTGATGGCGACCTCGACTGAGAAAAATCACAATACTTCACCGACGGCTGCATCCAGTGGTGCCGATATCAATGGGGCCGCCGCCTTAAAAGCGGCCATGGGGATTCGCAAGCGTTTAGCTTGGGTCTTTCAACAAGTATTGGCCAAGGCTCCGATGGACGATATCGCGGAGTGCCCGGCGTTTGATGAGGCGACTCTTAAATTTGATGACTTTGAATTCAAAGACAGTACCGTCACCCATTTGCCGACTAAGACGCAGCATTCGTGGGTGGAATTGCTTTTAAAAGCTTACTTTAACCGCGTAAGTTTGGGTGAGTATGCTCACTTTAAAACCGAAGGTTTGGGTTATTCCAAAGCCACGGGCAAAGGCACACCTTTTAAGTATTTCACGAATGGGGTCGCAGCAACTGAAGTTGAGATCGATACCTATACTGGCGAATACAAAATGCTTCGCACGGATATCTTGATGGATTTGGGGAGACCTTTAAATCCCGGTATTGATCGCGGGCAAGTGACCGGTGCTTTTGTGCAAGGCATGGGCTGGGTCACTTCTGAAAAGCTTTACCACAATAAAGACGGAAGACTATTAAGCCATTCGCCAACGACTTATAAAATTCCGAATGTGCAAGATACGCCTCGCGTATTTAATGTCGAATTCATCGAGAACAATGGAAATACGGCAAATATTCACGGCTCTAAGGCTGTGGGCGAGCCACCATTTTTGTTGGGAATTAGTGCTTGGACCGCGATTAAGGATGCTCTTCGCTATAAAGCTCAGGGGAAAATCCCGCAGATCATTTCACCAGCTACTCCAGAAGTGGTTTTGATGGAGCTTTCACGCTATGACCGGGCCTAA
- the adeD gene encoding adenine deaminase, translated as MSLQNKRTQNISRTELPTRLAQARGDETLDVLIRNIQILDVITGETYPSAIAIGGEYIVGVGLDYQDAKAKRVIDGAGAFITPGFIDGHLHIESSMMSPFEFEAATLPLGTTTAICDPHEITNVLGARGFEWFLRCAELTKQNLFVQMSSCVPALPGFETTGSDFTLSEMKHLKDHPAVLGLAEMMNFPGVINADKDVLDKVEAFSDLNLDGHAPLLRGKALNAYLLAGIQNCHETVTLEEGREKLQKGMGLIIREGSVAKNLKTLAPLVSDFSSPQCLLCTDDRNPFEIAHEGHINYIIKELINTHKVPIHVAYRLATYSAAKHFGLKRLGLVAPGKKADLVLLSDLSQVKITDVMIGGRFVSELRLHDEVPAKLQASQPPMENTIKRSLLKESQLKYPTKQGHYNVIEIVHNEIITKHVKSFYDGVQFDQNDVLYMANIERYGQNLPPGLGFVKGTGLKSGALASSVAHDSHNIMVIGTNLRDMCVAVNEIIRTGGGFVVADQGQVKASVELPIAGLLSLQSADNIKAGIEKLKVAFKSQGVVLEEPFIQMAFLALPVIPTLKLTDKGLVDVTQFKFIPLEATV; from the coding sequence GTGTCTTTGCAAAACAAAAGAACGCAAAATATTTCCCGCACTGAATTACCGACAAGACTGGCCCAGGCTCGGGGTGATGAAACTTTGGATGTGTTAATCCGGAACATCCAAATTCTAGACGTCATCACGGGCGAAACATATCCCAGTGCTATCGCCATTGGCGGGGAATATATCGTCGGCGTCGGTCTTGATTACCAGGATGCGAAAGCAAAGCGCGTGATTGATGGTGCCGGGGCCTTTATCACACCTGGTTTTATCGATGGGCATTTGCATATTGAATCTTCGATGATGTCGCCTTTTGAATTTGAAGCCGCCACTTTGCCTCTGGGTACGACGACTGCTATCTGTGATCCCCACGAAATCACGAATGTCCTGGGCGCTCGTGGTTTTGAGTGGTTTTTAAGGTGCGCGGAACTGACGAAGCAAAATCTTTTCGTGCAGATGTCTTCTTGCGTGCCAGCTTTACCTGGATTTGAAACCACGGGATCTGATTTTACTTTAAGCGAGATGAAACACCTCAAAGACCATCCAGCCGTTTTGGGACTGGCTGAAATGATGAATTTTCCAGGCGTGATCAATGCCGACAAAGATGTTTTAGACAAGGTGGAAGCCTTTTCTGATCTGAATCTGGATGGTCACGCTCCCCTGCTTCGCGGAAAAGCATTAAATGCTTATTTACTTGCGGGAATTCAAAATTGTCATGAAACCGTCACCTTGGAAGAGGGCCGAGAAAAACTGCAAAAAGGAATGGGCCTGATCATTCGCGAAGGCAGTGTGGCTAAAAACCTCAAGACACTGGCGCCACTGGTGAGTGATTTCTCCTCTCCTCAATGTCTTCTTTGCACGGATGATCGCAACCCCTTTGAGATCGCGCATGAAGGTCATATCAATTATATCATTAAGGAATTAATCAACACCCACAAAGTGCCGATTCATGTCGCTTATCGGTTAGCCACTTATTCCGCTGCGAAACATTTTGGTTTGAAACGTCTGGGACTTGTAGCGCCGGGCAAAAAAGCGGACTTGGTTCTTTTGAGTGATCTGTCGCAAGTGAAAATCACGGATGTGATGATTGGCGGTCGCTTTGTTTCTGAGCTGCGTTTACACGACGAAGTTCCGGCAAAATTGCAGGCTTCACAGCCTCCAATGGAAAATACGATTAAACGCTCTCTTTTGAAAGAGAGCCAATTGAAATATCCAACTAAACAAGGTCACTATAACGTGATCGAGATCGTGCACAACGAAATCATAACGAAGCATGTAAAGAGCTTTTATGATGGTGTGCAGTTCGATCAAAATGATGTTTTGTATATGGCAAATATCGAACGCTATGGTCAAAACCTTCCACCGGGACTGGGATTCGTTAAGGGAACGGGTTTAAAATCCGGGGCGCTGGCAAGTTCCGTAGCCCACGATTCCCATAATATTATGGTGATCGGAACCAATCTTCGCGATATGTGCGTGGCCGTGAACGAGATCATTCGCACAGGTGGCGGTTTTGTCGTTGCGGATCAGGGACAAGTGAAGGCATCCGTCGAACTTCCAATCGCGGGTCTTTTAAGTCTGCAAAGTGCAGATAACATCAAAGCTGGTATCGAGAAATTGAAAGTTGCCTTTAAAAGTCAGGGTGTGGTTTTAGAAGAACCTTTTATTCAAATGGCATTTTTGGCACTACCAGTGATTCCGACCTTGAAACTTACGGATAAGGGCTTGGTCGATGTGACTCAGTTTAAATTCATTCCGCTGGAAGCGACGGTTTAA